One Arachis duranensis cultivar V14167 unplaced genomic scaffold, aradu.V14167.gnm2.J7QH unplaced_Scaffold_232525, whole genome shotgun sequence DNA segment encodes these proteins:
- the LOC127744080 gene encoding glutamate receptor 3.7-like, whose translation MKSFVVSHLVIWTIFCGGIFCSRPASVNIGAVFTFDSVIGRAAKVAMKMAVDDVNADPRVLNGTHLNLIMKDAACSVFLGAIGAFQALEEGIVAMVGPQSSSIAHMVSQIADALHVPLVSYGATDPTLSSLQFPYFFRTIQSDLEQMIAVADLIEFNEWKEVIAVYLDDDYGRNGMSALRDELENRRLKIAHKLPLSIQFDPNEITTLLNQSKLFGPRVYVVHINLDPKLRFFNIANKLKMMTKDYVWLVTDWLFATLDSFSTVNQTSLSVLQGVVGFRQHIPDSRKKRGFVSKWRNAHKGMPNGSLNAYGYYAYDTIWAVARSIDRFIRLHNNITFVVNHENKPSHTQGNDLQLDKLKILASGSDLGSILLQSNFTGVSGRVQFNANRNIISGGYDVININQSAMTTVGYWSNCSGFSVIPAENLKTKKCKRLTQDHKLGNITWPGGGTERPRGWVIADNGRPLRIGVPRRASFVEFVTVKDHQILGYCIDVFNKTLEFIPYDVPYRFIPVGNGKSNPSYDELVKNVADSVYDAVVGDIAIVTNRTQYVDFSQPYATTGLVIVAPVDNARSNAWVFLQPFTADMWCATAASFVMIGVVIWILEHRVNDDFRGPPKRQLVTAFMFSLSTLFKTNQERTISSLSKMVMIVWLFLLMVITASYTASLTSILTVEQLSSPITGIDSLIASNWPIGYQVGSFAYSYLTDSLYISKSRLVQLGSPEEYAKALKKGPSNGGVAAIIDELPYVELFLSKETGFGIIGQPFTKSSWGFAFQKESPLALDMSTAILKLAESGELQKIHDKWLCKMGCSEKTTSNSKPDQLHLISFWGLYLSCGVVTLASLLVFLLRAIRQYARFKRREKDIAVASSSEPSKTSSHCSQVLLNFFNFIDEKEEAIKKMFTQCDNPEPQVR comes from the exons ATGAAGTCGTTTGTTGTTTCCCACCTTGTGATTTGGACCATCTtttgtggtggtattttctgcaGTAGGCCTGCAAGTGTGAACATTGGTGCAGTCTTCACCTTCGATTCGGTCATAGGTAGAGCTGCAAAGGTGGCCATGAAAATGGCCGTTGATGATGTCAATGCTGACCCTAGAGTCCTCAATGGCACCCACCTCAACTTGATAATGAAGGATGCTGCCTGCAGTGTCTTTCTGGGAGCTATTGGAG CTTTTCAGGCACTCGAGGAAGGGATCGTAGCAATGGTTGGTCCACAGTCGTCTTCTATAGCTCATATGGTATCTCAAATTGCTGATGCTCTCCATGTGCCTCTTGTCTCATATGGTGCCACTGATCCTACCCTGTCCTCCCTTCAGTTCCCTTACTTTTTTCGTACTATACAAAGCGACTTGGAGCAGATGATTGCGGTAGCTGATCTAATTGAATTCAATGAATGGAAGGAGGTCATTGCTGTATACTTGGATGATGATTATGGAAGAAATGGAATGTCGGCTTTGAGGGATGAACTTGAAAATAGGAGATTGAAAATTGCTCATAAGCTACCTTTGAGTATTCAGTTTGATCCAAATGAAATCACCACTTTGCTGAACCAATCCAAATTGTTTGGTCCTCGTGTGTATGTTGTTCATATCAACCTGGATCCAAAACTGAGATTTTTCAACATTGCCAACAAACTTAAAATGATGACCAAAGACTATGTTTGGCTAGTCACTGATTGGCTCTTTGCTACCTTAGATTCTTTCTCCACAGTGAATCAGACCTCTCTCAGTGTTCTCCAAGGGGTTGTTGGTTTTCGTCAGCATATTCCAGATTCCCGAAAGAAGAGAGGTTTCGTTTCAAAATGGAGAAATGCACATAAAGGTATGCCAAATGGTAGTTTGAATGCCTATGGATACTATGCTTATGATACAATATGGGCAGTTGCGCGATCAATTGACAGATTCATTAGATTGCATAATAATATTACCTTTGTAGTTAATCATGAGAATAAGCCATCTCACACACAAGGAAATGATCTTCAGCTTGACAAGCTCAAAATCCTTGCTAGTGGATCTGATCTGGGCAGTATATTATTACAGTCAAATTTTACTGGTGTGAGTGGTCGAGTTCAGTTTAATGCAAACAGGAATATCATAAGTGGTGGTTATGATGTTATAAATATCAATCAGAGTGCAATGACTACGGTTGGTtattggtctaattgctcaggATTTTCGGTCATCCCCGCTGAAAATCTTAAGACTAAGAAATGTAAAAGGTTaactcaagatcataagcttggCAATATTACTTGGCCTGGTGGAGGGACAGAAAGACCGCGCGGCTGGGTGATTGCTGATAATGGAAGACCACTGAGAATTGGAGTACCACGTAGAGCAAGTTTTGTTGAATTTGTGACTGTGAAGGATCATCAAATTCTAGGGTACTGCATTGATGTCTTCAACAAGACCCTGGAATTTATTCCATATGATGTTCCTTACCGTTTCATCCCTGTTGGGAATGGTAAATCAAATCCAAGCTATGATGAACTCGTGAAAAATGTTGCTGACAGT GTATATGATGCAGTTGTCGGCGACATTGCAATTGTGACGAACCGTACACAATATGTGGATTTTTCTCAGCCTTATGCAACAACTGGCCTTGTTATAGTGGCTCCTGTCGACAATGCAAGATCAAATGCTTGGGTGTTTCTCCAACCATTCACAGCAGATATGTGGTGTGCTACGGCTGCTTCATTCGTGATGATTGGAGTGGTTATATGGATTCTTGAGCACCGAGTCAATGATGACTTCCGTGGTCCTCCTAAGAGACAACTGGTGACAGCGTTTAT GTTCAGCCTCTCAACACTGTTTAAGACAAACC AGGAACGGACGATAAGCTCGCTATCCAAAATGGTGATGATAGTCTGGCTTTTCCTATTGATGGTGATCACTGCTAGCTATACAGCAAGCTTGACTTCAATTCTTACAGTGGAGCAGCTCTCATCGCCCATCACAGGAATCGATAGCTTGATTGCGAGCAATTGGCCCATTGGATACCAAGTAGGATCTTTCGCTTACAGCTATCTTACGGATAGTCtttatatatcaaaatcaagacTTGTTCAACTAGGCTCTCCCGAGGAATATGCTAAAGCTCTGAAGAAGGGGCCGTCTAATGGAGGCGTGGCGGCTATCATCGATGAGCTTCCTTACGTGGAGTTATTTCTGTCAAAGGAAACTGGGTTCGGTATCATTGGACAGCCATTTACCAAAAGCAGTTGGGGATTT GCTTTCCAAAAAGAGTCTCCTCTCGCCCTCGACATGTCCACGGCTATTCTAAAACTCGCCGAGAGCGGAGAGCTCCAGAAGATACATGACAAGTGGCTCTGCAAGATGGGTTGCTCTGAAAAAACAACAAGCAACTCCAAGCCTGACCAACTTCACTTGATTAGTTTTTGGGGTCTGTATCTGTCATGTGGTGTTGTCACACTCGCCTCGCTTTTGGTGTTTCTTCTGCGAGCGATTCGCCAATACGCTCGCTTCAAACGACGGGAAAAGGACATTGCTGTCGCCTCATCGTCGGAACCATCAAAGACCAGCAGCCATTGTTCCCAGGTTCTCCTTAACTTCTTCAACTTcattgatgaaaaagaagaggccATAAAGAAAATGTTCACTCAATGTGACAATCCTGAACCTCAAGTCAGATAA
- the LOC127744169 gene encoding glutamate receptor 3.4-like isoform X2, with amino-acid sequence MMLMLTKASFVRLNLKLCCMIQIAAGFLEPWKLMENEVVAAIGPQSSGIAHVISHVANELHVPLLSFATDPALVSLQYPYFIRTTPDDYFQMYAIADLVDHYRWREVIAIFVDDDNGRNGISVLGDALAKKRAKISYKAAFPPGAPMSNISDLLNQVNLMESRVYVLHVNPDSGLSIFALAKKIGMMTSGYVWIATDWLPSVLDSMEQVNTDTLNILQGVVALRHHTPDTDLKKSFISNLKSRKNNETAGFNSYAFYAYDSVWLAARALDTFLNEGGNISFSSDPKLQDTNSSMLHFSALRVFDGGDKFLQTILKTNFTGVSGPVQFGMDKNLIHPAYDIMNIGGFGTRRIGYWSNYSGLSVIAPEILYLKPPNASASNQHLYSVIWPGETTVTPRGWVFPNNGKPLRIAVPNRVSYLEFVGKDKNPPGVKGYCIDVFEAAIKLLPYPVPTEYILYGHGDRNPSYDDLAYQVAQNNFDAVVGDITIVTNRTRIVDFTQPYMESGLVVVVPVKEIKSSPWSFLKPFTTKMWLVTGAFFLFVGAVVWILEHRHNEEFRGPPRKQIITVCWFSFSTMFFSHRENTVSALGRLVLLIWLWVVLIINSSYTASLTSILTVQQLSSQIEGIDSLISGTQPIGIQEGSFAKKYLTDELNIAPSRIVTLKNMEAYVDALERGPRNGGVVAIVDELPYIQLFMSNTNCKFRTVGQEFTKSGWGFAFQRDSPLAVDLSTAILQLSENGELQKIHDKWLLKRDCTAQLNVEDSNKLSLSSFWGLFLICGIACFLSLVVFFVRVFCQYTRFSPEPEQVDVEIQPRPPRRNLKSTSFKDLMEFVDTKEKEIKERLRKSKRRRSQSLDEQSSSSPS; translated from the exons ATGATGTTAATGCTAACAAAAGCATCCTTCGTTCGACTAAACTTGAAATTATGTTGCATGATACAAATTGCAGCGGGTTTCTTGGAACCGTGGAAG TTGATGGAGAATGAAGTGGTTGCTGCAATTGGTCCACAATCATCTGGAATAGCTCATGTCATCTCTCATGTGGCTAATGAACTCCATGTGCCTCTTCTTTCATTCGCGACAGACCCTGCTTTAGTGTCACTCCAGTATCCATATTTCATCCGCACCACGCCAGATGACTATTTCCAGATGTATGCAATTGCAGACTTGGTTGATCACTATAGGTGGAGGGAGGTAATAGCTATCTTTGTAGATGATGACAATGGAAGAAATGGAATTTCAGTGTTGGGCGATGCGCTTGCTAAGAAACGTGCCAAGATATCTTACAAGGCCGCATTCCCTCCTGGAGCCCCCATGAGTAATATCAGTGACTTGTTGAATCAGGTGAACCTGATGGAATCACGTGTTTATGTGCTGCATGTTAATCCTGATTCTGGCTTGTCAATTTTTGCACTTGCCAAGAAGATTGGGATGATGACTAGTGGCTATGTGTGGATTGCAACAGATTGGCTTCCTTCTGTGCTGGATTCTATGGAGCAGGTTAACACTGACACCCTTAATATACTACAAGGAGTTGTTGCTCTGCGGCATCACACGCCTGACACTGATCTTAAGAAGAGTTTCATCTCAAATCTGAAGAGCAGAAAGAACAATGAGACTGCAGGCTTCAATTCTTATGCATTCTATGCATATGATTCTGTTTGGTTAGCAGCGCGTGCTCTGGATACTTTTCTCAATGAAGGTGGAAACATATCTTTCTCCTCGGATCCTAAGTTGCAAGACACAAATTCAAGTATGTTGCATTTTTCAGCACTCCGTGTGTTTGATGGCGGCGATAAGTTTCTTCAGACAATTCTGAAAACAAACTTCACTGGTGTGAGTGGCCCAGTTCAGTTTGGTATGGATAAGAATTTGATTCATCCAGCTTATGATATCATGAATATCGGCGGGTTTGGAACTCGTAGGATTGGTTATTGGTCTAATTATTCTGGTCTCTCAGTTATAGCTCCTGAAATTTTGTATCTGAAACCACCTAACGCTTCGGCAAGCAACCAACACCTATATAGTGTTATATGGCCTGGAGAAACAACAGTTACACCAAGGGGATGGGTATTCCCAAACAATGGGAAACCATTGAGAATCGCAGTGCCTAATCGAGTAAGCTATTTGGAGTTTGTTGGTAAGGACAAGAACCCTCCTGGGGTAAAAGGCTATTGCATTGATGTCTTTGAAGCAGCCATAAAGTTGTTGCCTTATCCTGTTCCAAcagaatatatattatatggtCATGGTGATAGAAATCCCAGCTATGATGACCTTGCATATCAGGTTGCACAAAAT aactttgatgcagttgttgGAGATATTACAATTGTCACCAACAGGACAAGGATTGTGGATTTTACTCAGCCTTACATGGAATCAGGGCTGGTGGTTGTTGTTCCTGTTAAGGAAATCAAGTCAAGCCCTTGGTCCTTTCTAAAGCCATTCACCACTAAAATGTGGTTAGTTACTGGTGCATTCTTTCTCTTCGTGGGAGCCGTCGTGTGGATTCTTGAGCACCGGCACAATGAAGAATTCCGCGGTCCTCCAAGGAAACAAATTATAACAGTGTGTTG GTTTAGTTTCTCAACAATGTTTTTCTCACACA GAGAGAACACTGTGAGTGCACTCGGTCGATTGGTTCTACTCATATGGCTTTGGGTGGTTTTAATCATCAATTCAAGCTACACAGCTAGCTTAACATCCATCCTCACAGTGCAGCAACTTTCATCACAGATTGAAGGAATTGACAGCTTGATCTCAGGTACTCAACCAATTGGAATCCAAGAAGGATCTTTTGCGAAAAAGTATCTGACAGATGAACTCAACATAGCACCATCTAGGATAGTTACACTGAAAAATATGGAGGCATATGTTGATGCTCTTGAACGCGGACCAAGGAATGGAGGGGTTGTGGCCATTGTTGATGAGCTTCCTTATATTCAGCTCTTCATGTCCAATACCAACTGTAAGTTCAGAACAGTTGGACAGGAGTTCACTAAAAGTGGTTGGGGATTT GCATTCCAAAGGGATTCACCGCTTGCTGTTGATTTGTCAACTGCCATCCTTCAACTTTCGGAGAACGGGGAACTGCAAAAGATCCATGACAAATGGCTTTTGAAGCGAGACTGCACTGCGCAACTCAATGTTGAAGACTCAAATAAACTGTCTCTGAGTAGCTTCTGGGGCCTCTTTCTCATATGTGGcattgcatgcttcctttctttGGTTGTATTCTTTGTTAGAGTGTTCTGTCAATACACCAGATTTAGCCCTGAGCCTGAACAAGTTGATGTGGAAATTCAACCAAGGCCTCCTAGAAGGAACCTCAAAAGTACTAGTTTCAAGGACTTGATGGAATTTGTGGataccaaagaaaaagaaatcaaagagaGACTTAGGAAAAGTAAAAGGAGAAGAAGCCAGAGTCTAGATGAGCAATCTAGTTCATCACCCTCCTAA
- the LOC127744169 gene encoding glutamate receptor 3.4-like isoform X1, giving the protein MEVHLLTRHGSMVMVLFLLVFCSWIPIEVVGRTGATIGNATVSSSSPRVLKIGVLFTLNSVIGRSAKAGVLAAIDDVNANKSILRSTKLEIMLHDTNCSGFLGTVEALQLMENEVVAAIGPQSSGIAHVISHVANELHVPLLSFATDPALVSLQYPYFIRTTPDDYFQMYAIADLVDHYRWREVIAIFVDDDNGRNGISVLGDALAKKRAKISYKAAFPPGAPMSNISDLLNQVNLMESRVYVLHVNPDSGLSIFALAKKIGMMTSGYVWIATDWLPSVLDSMEQVNTDTLNILQGVVALRHHTPDTDLKKSFISNLKSRKNNETAGFNSYAFYAYDSVWLAARALDTFLNEGGNISFSSDPKLQDTNSSMLHFSALRVFDGGDKFLQTILKTNFTGVSGPVQFGMDKNLIHPAYDIMNIGGFGTRRIGYWSNYSGLSVIAPEILYLKPPNASASNQHLYSVIWPGETTVTPRGWVFPNNGKPLRIAVPNRVSYLEFVGKDKNPPGVKGYCIDVFEAAIKLLPYPVPTEYILYGHGDRNPSYDDLAYQVAQNNFDAVVGDITIVTNRTRIVDFTQPYMESGLVVVVPVKEIKSSPWSFLKPFTTKMWLVTGAFFLFVGAVVWILEHRHNEEFRGPPRKQIITVCWFSFSTMFFSHRENTVSALGRLVLLIWLWVVLIINSSYTASLTSILTVQQLSSQIEGIDSLISGTQPIGIQEGSFAKKYLTDELNIAPSRIVTLKNMEAYVDALERGPRNGGVVAIVDELPYIQLFMSNTNCKFRTVGQEFTKSGWGFAFQRDSPLAVDLSTAILQLSENGELQKIHDKWLLKRDCTAQLNVEDSNKLSLSSFWGLFLICGIACFLSLVVFFVRVFCQYTRFSPEPEQVDVEIQPRPPRRNLKSTSFKDLMEFVDTKEKEIKERLRKSKRRRSQSLDEQSSSSPS; this is encoded by the exons ATGGAGGTGCACTTGCTTACAAGGCATGGCAGCATGGTGATGGTGTTGTTCCTCTTGGTTTTCTGCTCCTGGATTCCAATAGAAGTGGTGGGGAGGACAGGAGCTACCATTGGAAATGCTACCGTTTCTTCTTCGAGTCCAAGAGTTTTGAAAATTGGGGTGCTGTTTACTTTGAATTCTGTCATTGGAAGATCAGCTAAAGCTGGTGTATTGGCTGCTATTGATGATGTTAATGCTAACAAAAGCATCCTTCGTTCGACTAAACTTGAAATTATGTTGCATGATACAAATTGCAGCGGGTTTCTTGGAACCGTGGAAG CTCTGCAGTTGATGGAGAATGAAGTGGTTGCTGCAATTGGTCCACAATCATCTGGAATAGCTCATGTCATCTCTCATGTGGCTAATGAACTCCATGTGCCTCTTCTTTCATTCGCGACAGACCCTGCTTTAGTGTCACTCCAGTATCCATATTTCATCCGCACCACGCCAGATGACTATTTCCAGATGTATGCAATTGCAGACTTGGTTGATCACTATAGGTGGAGGGAGGTAATAGCTATCTTTGTAGATGATGACAATGGAAGAAATGGAATTTCAGTGTTGGGCGATGCGCTTGCTAAGAAACGTGCCAAGATATCTTACAAGGCCGCATTCCCTCCTGGAGCCCCCATGAGTAATATCAGTGACTTGTTGAATCAGGTGAACCTGATGGAATCACGTGTTTATGTGCTGCATGTTAATCCTGATTCTGGCTTGTCAATTTTTGCACTTGCCAAGAAGATTGGGATGATGACTAGTGGCTATGTGTGGATTGCAACAGATTGGCTTCCTTCTGTGCTGGATTCTATGGAGCAGGTTAACACTGACACCCTTAATATACTACAAGGAGTTGTTGCTCTGCGGCATCACACGCCTGACACTGATCTTAAGAAGAGTTTCATCTCAAATCTGAAGAGCAGAAAGAACAATGAGACTGCAGGCTTCAATTCTTATGCATTCTATGCATATGATTCTGTTTGGTTAGCAGCGCGTGCTCTGGATACTTTTCTCAATGAAGGTGGAAACATATCTTTCTCCTCGGATCCTAAGTTGCAAGACACAAATTCAAGTATGTTGCATTTTTCAGCACTCCGTGTGTTTGATGGCGGCGATAAGTTTCTTCAGACAATTCTGAAAACAAACTTCACTGGTGTGAGTGGCCCAGTTCAGTTTGGTATGGATAAGAATTTGATTCATCCAGCTTATGATATCATGAATATCGGCGGGTTTGGAACTCGTAGGATTGGTTATTGGTCTAATTATTCTGGTCTCTCAGTTATAGCTCCTGAAATTTTGTATCTGAAACCACCTAACGCTTCGGCAAGCAACCAACACCTATATAGTGTTATATGGCCTGGAGAAACAACAGTTACACCAAGGGGATGGGTATTCCCAAACAATGGGAAACCATTGAGAATCGCAGTGCCTAATCGAGTAAGCTATTTGGAGTTTGTTGGTAAGGACAAGAACCCTCCTGGGGTAAAAGGCTATTGCATTGATGTCTTTGAAGCAGCCATAAAGTTGTTGCCTTATCCTGTTCCAAcagaatatatattatatggtCATGGTGATAGAAATCCCAGCTATGATGACCTTGCATATCAGGTTGCACAAAAT aactttgatgcagttgttgGAGATATTACAATTGTCACCAACAGGACAAGGATTGTGGATTTTACTCAGCCTTACATGGAATCAGGGCTGGTGGTTGTTGTTCCTGTTAAGGAAATCAAGTCAAGCCCTTGGTCCTTTCTAAAGCCATTCACCACTAAAATGTGGTTAGTTACTGGTGCATTCTTTCTCTTCGTGGGAGCCGTCGTGTGGATTCTTGAGCACCGGCACAATGAAGAATTCCGCGGTCCTCCAAGGAAACAAATTATAACAGTGTGTTG GTTTAGTTTCTCAACAATGTTTTTCTCACACA GAGAGAACACTGTGAGTGCACTCGGTCGATTGGTTCTACTCATATGGCTTTGGGTGGTTTTAATCATCAATTCAAGCTACACAGCTAGCTTAACATCCATCCTCACAGTGCAGCAACTTTCATCACAGATTGAAGGAATTGACAGCTTGATCTCAGGTACTCAACCAATTGGAATCCAAGAAGGATCTTTTGCGAAAAAGTATCTGACAGATGAACTCAACATAGCACCATCTAGGATAGTTACACTGAAAAATATGGAGGCATATGTTGATGCTCTTGAACGCGGACCAAGGAATGGAGGGGTTGTGGCCATTGTTGATGAGCTTCCTTATATTCAGCTCTTCATGTCCAATACCAACTGTAAGTTCAGAACAGTTGGACAGGAGTTCACTAAAAGTGGTTGGGGATTT GCATTCCAAAGGGATTCACCGCTTGCTGTTGATTTGTCAACTGCCATCCTTCAACTTTCGGAGAACGGGGAACTGCAAAAGATCCATGACAAATGGCTTTTGAAGCGAGACTGCACTGCGCAACTCAATGTTGAAGACTCAAATAAACTGTCTCTGAGTAGCTTCTGGGGCCTCTTTCTCATATGTGGcattgcatgcttcctttctttGGTTGTATTCTTTGTTAGAGTGTTCTGTCAATACACCAGATTTAGCCCTGAGCCTGAACAAGTTGATGTGGAAATTCAACCAAGGCCTCCTAGAAGGAACCTCAAAAGTACTAGTTTCAAGGACTTGATGGAATTTGTGGataccaaagaaaaagaaatcaaagagaGACTTAGGAAAAGTAAAAGGAGAAGAAGCCAGAGTCTAGATGAGCAATCTAGTTCATCACCCTCCTAA
- the LOC107462030 gene encoding uncharacterized protein LOC107462030: MSEPRPVPRRESPWGITGEGHREPKAHRCNDRVEDVVQACFEGNPFKTVPGPFKLFWKCMRSKPGEEPTEPFTYLDLEPPKREEKPVKVE, encoded by the exons atgagcgAGCCGAGGCCAGTGCCGAGGAGAGAGAGTCCATGGGGAATCACCGGAGAGGGTCATCGTGAACCCAAAGCTCACCGATGTAACGACCGTGTTGAAGATGTCGTTCAG GCTTGTTTTGAGGGGAACCCATTTAAGACAGTTCCAGGGCCTTTCAAGCTCTTCTGGAAATGCATGCGTTCTAAACCTGG CGAGGAACCAACAGAGCCATTTACCTATCTGGATTTGGAACCTccaaagagagaggagaaaccTGTAAAAGTTGAGTAA